A window of the Hordeum vulgare subsp. vulgare chromosome 5H, MorexV3_pseudomolecules_assembly, whole genome shotgun sequence genome harbors these coding sequences:
- the LOC123398427 gene encoding 60S ribosomal protein L5, mitochondrial-like has protein sequence MSIRSLIAASRSGHALASATISQAASRAHQHAGVPHLLSRLAPLARAFSSSPAADDAASGVPVMEEQKRRVGKKAKGSKSGKAMMFPLHFHYEDVLREDLLLKLNHTNTMEVPGLFEIRLVPKSTTGAKIQFGKLAMEILCGQRCIQAELPAHLKGKATNAYLGSQKDAVSLRQSIIRGHGMYNFLVRVLTVMSMLDSKVAFEQGNCVKFFMATEFCEFSPEIEDHFEIFETIGGFNVTIVTTACSKEETSLLWSGFLLKDEGEIS, from the exons ATGTCCATCAGATCTCTCATCGCCGCGTCCAGGTCCGGCCATGCACTCGCCTCTGCCACCATCTCTCAG GCGGCCTCCAGGGCGCACCAGCACGCTGGCGTGCCTCATCTGCTTTCGAGGCTTGCACCACTCGCCCGCGCCTTCAG CTCAAGCCCTGCAGCAGATGATGCCGCTTCAGGTGTCCCTGTCATGGAAGAGCAG AAACGGCGGGTGGGCAAAAAGGCCAAGGGCTCGAAAAGCGGAAAAGCCATGATGTTCCCACTCCATTTCCACTACGAAGATGTGTTGCGTGAGGATCTGTTGCTCAAACTGAACCACACCAACACCATGGAGGTCCCTGGGTTGTTTGAGATCAGACTGGTGCCCAAGTCTACCACCGGTGCCAAAATCCAGTTTGGGAAACTGGCCATGGAGATTCTGTGCGGCCAGAGATGCATACAGGCGGAGCTGCCCGCCCATCTGAAAGGGAAGGCGACCAATGCATACCTGGGGTCCCAGAAAGACGCCGTGTCCCTTAGGCAGAGCATCATCCGTGGGCACGGGATGTACAACTTCCTGGTCAGGGTCCTGACAGTGATGTCGATGCTGGATTCCAAGGTGGCGTTCGAGCAGGGGAACTGCGTCAAGTTCTTCATGGCGACGGAGTTCTGTGAGTTCTCCCCGGAGATAGAGGACCATTTCGAGATCTTCGAGACCATTGGAGGGTTCAACGTGACCATCGTCACCACGGCCTGCTCGAAGGAGGAGACCTCGCTGCTGTGGAGCGGCTTCTTGCTCAAGGATGAAGGTGAGATCAGCTAA
- the LOC123396866 gene encoding calcium-dependent protein kinase 5-like, with translation MFQTMDTDNSGAITYDELKEGLRRYGSTLKDTEIRDLMEAADVDNSGTIDYMEFIAATLHLNKLEREEHLVAAFSYFDKDGNSYITVDDLQQAWQEHNMPDAFLDDVIKEADQDNDGRIDYGEFVDMMTKGNMEETARARHGNR, from the exons atgTTCCAGACTATGGACACCGATAACAGTGGTGCAATCACATATGATGAGCTCAAAGAAGGCTTGAGAAGATACGGCTCCACATTAAAGGATACTGAGATTCGTGATCTTATGGAAGCA GCGGATGTGGACAACAGTGGGACCATTGACTATATGGAGTTCATCGCTGCAACATTGCATCTGAATAAACTGGAGCGTGAGGAACATCTAGTGGCAGCCTTTTCATATTTTGACAAAGACGGAAATTCTTACATCACGGTGGATGATCTGCAGCAAGCTTGGCAAGAGCATAACATgccagatgcttttcttgatGATGTCATTAAAGAAGCTGACCAGGACAAC GATGGCCGCATTGACTATGGAGAATTTGTTGACATGATGACCAAGGGCAATATGGAAGAAACAGCGCGTGCTAGGCAT GGAAATCGATAA